The proteins below are encoded in one region of Parvicella tangerina:
- a CDS encoding PKD domain-containing protein has protein sequence MRSTFTKLLLPVLASFLLTSTFINVNAQRDTLFWFAAPEVSSGQGDSPVYLRFTTYSDPATVTISQPANGGFSPITLSISANDADSVDLTPFLSDIESSAPDIIDDNGLKISSTSEITAVYELNSPGNKETFSLKGSKGLGTNFYTPFQKSWDQSATIPASASSIDIVASEDGTTVLITPRADVVGHTRSITYSVTLNEGETYSARDLNPAADTSLAGSIVASNKPISVTCFSGALSHAGCNSSVGDQITSSDYAGKDFIVHKGNSSDEKIYILATQNATSISIHNASGTTSTLINWSETYVHELSDTINYIETSKPVYLLHVAGSGCNLGGAQVPNLFCAGRYNSAFTRSSSDSLYLILYVRQGFENDFTLNGNASLIPGSAFSVVPGTGGEFVVASILLDISDVAVNSYNEVSNSSDVFGMAVLNGEHTKGSKYAYLSEFNSYPFVSAGTDAVICGNSSLSLNGIVGGGSVTGYWSGTGFGTFEFDQDSLINTYFPSPLDTIISPIELILTSTGPCPVKKDTIELTVTPAPIVNASADQTVCANNAQVILDGSVTGGSTTGGWTSLGTGTFLPDTTTLNGIYIPSSADTLAGSVTLVLTATNVGTCNVVQDTMIVTITGAPTVDAGADTVSVCSNNPDVSLSGSVSGPTTSGKWTTSGSGLFVPNNVLLSTTYQPSSSDVNVGHITLYLESTNNGTCTTAKDSIVIEFTPSPVVEAGANIISCANESEVSLSGMVSGPTSTGGWTGGLGVFSSDTNDLNAIYTPTASEVSSGSLILTLESTNNLTCASESDFVQIDFVSPPFANFNFTEVCQDDITEFIDFSLPGYGSITNWQWDYDDGSSSVSPDDTHTYATSGSYDVELIVTTNVGCSDTIIKTVNVWELPSAGFNYATSCTGNQVTINFTDNSTSANDVINYWFYDFGGQGSSATQNPSQLFIGDGNFEITQIVSTVNGCVDSIEQFINIPPRPVAGFFYNTSNGMNIGAEFNFIDTSSYAVDYFWDFGDGGFSSSQDSYNVYFENGSYTVTQYVTGPLGCEDSTSTVILINTVTTEINTLIPNAISPNGDGKNDVWKLEFLNLLYPNATVEIYNRWGQQIFYSEGYSTPWDGRYQGELVPDGTYYYVISLNDPNEPEPFKGSVLVLKSVNN, from the coding sequence ATGAGATCTACATTCACTAAACTGCTTTTGCCCGTGTTGGCATCGTTTCTTTTGACATCTACATTTATTAACGTAAATGCTCAAAGAGACACGCTATTCTGGTTTGCTGCTCCTGAAGTATCTTCAGGACAAGGAGACTCTCCAGTTTATTTAAGGTTTACTACTTATTCTGATCCAGCTACAGTAACTATTTCTCAGCCTGCGAATGGTGGTTTTTCACCAATTACATTGAGTATCTCAGCAAATGATGCTGATAGTGTAGACTTGACCCCTTTTCTAAGTGACATTGAAAGTTCGGCACCTGATATAATAGATGATAATGGTCTCAAAATCAGCTCAACTTCCGAGATTACGGCTGTATATGAGCTAAACTCACCGGGAAATAAAGAAACTTTTTCACTTAAAGGATCTAAAGGTTTAGGCACCAATTTCTACACTCCTTTTCAAAAATCCTGGGATCAAAGTGCTACCATACCTGCATCGGCATCGTCCATTGATATTGTCGCCTCAGAAGATGGAACTACTGTGCTTATAACTCCGAGAGCTGATGTAGTTGGACACACGAGATCAATCACCTATAGCGTCACCTTAAACGAAGGCGAAACCTACAGTGCCAGAGATCTTAACCCTGCTGCAGACACAAGTCTCGCAGGATCTATCGTTGCCTCGAATAAACCCATTTCTGTTACATGTTTCAGTGGAGCACTTTCGCATGCAGGTTGTAATTCATCAGTAGGCGATCAAATTACCTCTTCAGACTATGCTGGCAAAGACTTTATTGTACATAAGGGAAATAGCTCTGATGAAAAAATTTACATTCTGGCAACGCAAAACGCTACCTCAATTAGTATTCATAACGCTTCTGGAACAACTTCAACTTTAATTAACTGGAGTGAAACTTATGTTCATGAACTATCGGATACCATCAATTATATTGAAACGAGTAAGCCTGTTTACCTTCTGCACGTTGCTGGATCGGGATGTAACTTAGGGGGTGCACAAGTACCTAACCTGTTTTGTGCAGGTAGATACAACTCAGCTTTTACTCGATCTTCATCTGACTCACTTTATTTGATACTATACGTCCGACAGGGATTTGAAAATGACTTCACTCTCAATGGAAATGCTTCACTGATCCCCGGATCAGCATTTTCTGTTGTTCCAGGAACAGGAGGGGAATTTGTAGTGGCCAGTATTCTTCTTGACATATCAGATGTTGCTGTAAATAGTTACAACGAAGTATCCAATTCAAGTGATGTTTTCGGAATGGCGGTGTTAAATGGTGAGCATACAAAGGGTAGTAAATATGCTTATTTATCCGAGTTTAACTCTTATCCTTTTGTATCAGCAGGGACGGATGCCGTAATTTGTGGAAATTCCTCTTTATCCTTAAATGGTATCGTTGGAGGAGGTTCTGTTACGGGCTATTGGAGTGGAACGGGGTTTGGAACTTTTGAGTTCGATCAGGATAGTTTGATCAACACCTATTTTCCAAGTCCGTTAGACACGATCATCAGTCCAATAGAATTAATCTTGACTTCAACAGGTCCTTGTCCTGTTAAGAAAGATACTATTGAGCTAACAGTTACACCTGCCCCTATAGTTAATGCTTCTGCTGATCAAACCGTTTGTGCAAACAATGCTCAGGTAATACTCGATGGAAGTGTTACAGGAGGTTCGACCACAGGTGGTTGGACTTCCTTAGGAACTGGCACCTTTTTACCGGATACGACAACACTAAATGGTATTTACATACCTTCTTCTGCTGATACACTTGCGGGCTCTGTAACGCTAGTTCTTACTGCGACCAATGTAGGGACCTGTAACGTAGTGCAAGACACGATGATCGTAACGATCACTGGAGCTCCGACCGTTGATGCTGGAGCAGATACCGTCAGCGTTTGTTCTAATAACCCAGACGTTTCTTTATCAGGCAGTGTTTCAGGACCAACAACATCGGGTAAGTGGACAACCTCTGGAAGTGGACTATTTGTTCCCAACAATGTGCTGCTTAGCACCACCTATCAACCAAGTTCTAGTGATGTAAATGTTGGTCATATCACGTTATATCTGGAATCCACTAATAATGGAACTTGTACAACAGCAAAAGACAGTATTGTTATCGAATTCACCCCATCTCCAGTGGTAGAAGCGGGAGCAAATATTATTTCCTGTGCAAACGAGTCTGAAGTTTCGCTCTCGGGTATGGTATCTGGTCCAACAAGTACGGGTGGATGGACTGGAGGTCTAGGTGTTTTTAGTTCAGATACAAATGACCTTAATGCCATTTATACGCCTACTGCATCAGAGGTTTCATCAGGAAGTTTAATATTGACACTAGAATCCACTAACAATCTCACGTGTGCATCAGAGAGTGATTTTGTTCAAATTGACTTCGTTTCCCCACCTTTTGCAAATTTCAACTTTACCGAAGTTTGTCAAGACGACATTACTGAGTTTATTGACTTTTCACTACCTGGCTACGGATCAATTACCAATTGGCAATGGGACTATGATGATGGATCATCGTCTGTTAGTCCTGATGACACTCATACCTATGCCACTTCAGGATCCTATGATGTTGAATTGATTGTAACTACTAATGTTGGGTGTTCTGATACGATTATCAAAACCGTAAATGTTTGGGAGTTGCCAAGTGCTGGATTTAACTACGCTACTTCGTGTACGGGTAATCAGGTTACCATCAATTTCACTGACAACTCCACTTCTGCAAATGACGTTATTAATTATTGGTTCTACGATTTCGGAGGTCAGGGGTCTTCGGCAACTCAAAACCCTTCTCAGTTGTTTATTGGCGATGGTAATTTTGAAATAACTCAAATTGTCAGCACCGTAAATGGTTGTGTAGACAGTATAGAACAGTTCATTAATATCCCGCCTCGTCCCGTTGCTGGATTCTTTTACAATACATCTAACGGCATGAATATAGGGGCTGAATTTAATTTTATTGACACTTCATCTTATGCAGTAGACTATTTCTGGGATTTTGGAGATGGTGGTTTTTCTTCTTCTCAAGATTCGTACAACGTTTACTTCGAAAATGGAAGCTACACCGTTACTCAATATGTTACAGGTCCACTTGGCTGCGAAGATAGTACAAGCACGGTGATATTGATCAATACGGTCACCACAGAAATTAATACCTTAATTCCAAATGCTATTTCGCCAAATGGTGATGGTAAAAATGATGTTTGGAAACTAGAGTTCCTCAATCTATTATACCCCAATGCCACGGTAGAAATCTACAATCGATGGGGACAACAGATCTTTTACTCAGAAGGGTACAGCACTCCTTGGGATGGAAGATATCAAGGCGAATTGGTTCCAGACGGAACCTATTATTATGTCATTAGTCTAAACGACCCCAATGAACCTGAGCCTTTCAAAGGTTCAGTTCTGGTACTAAAATCTGTTAACAACTAA
- a CDS encoding type II toxin-antitoxin system HipA family toxin codes for MSLPEFKYDPGTLKEGFDTYSPSTLRNVFDGKKVSHILPYDAPKQNEETNEEFLENRNRFSISGVQEKLSIILDKNKLRLTEEGEQGTHILKPIPIDLKKVEDVPANEHLTMQIAEQIFNINTAPNALIFFKTGEPAYITKRFDVKPEGGKWSKEDFASLAGKTAENAGENFKYDYDYVRLGKLIQKYVPAWRIEIEKFFEVVLFNYLFSNGDAHLKNFALLETVNGDHLLSPMYDLLNTRIHVNDPNFGLSGGLLPDELRSVAYKRSGTPTLADFITFGKEIGIPERRIKKIIEPFAKNYEAVLEMIDRSFMSAASKKGYTIYYNTRRKLFS; via the coding sequence ATGAGTTTACCTGAATTCAAATATGACCCTGGAACACTAAAAGAAGGATTTGATACTTACAGTCCATCCACATTACGAAATGTATTCGATGGAAAGAAAGTGAGTCATATCTTACCTTATGATGCTCCTAAACAGAATGAAGAAACGAACGAGGAGTTCTTAGAGAATAGAAACAGATTTTCCATTTCTGGCGTTCAAGAAAAATTATCTATCATTCTGGACAAAAACAAACTTCGATTAACAGAAGAAGGTGAACAAGGAACTCATATTCTTAAGCCTATTCCAATCGATCTTAAAAAAGTTGAGGACGTTCCGGCAAACGAGCATTTAACCATGCAAATCGCAGAACAAATATTCAATATTAATACAGCTCCAAATGCACTGATCTTCTTTAAAACGGGAGAACCAGCCTACATCACCAAGCGTTTTGATGTTAAACCTGAAGGTGGAAAATGGAGTAAAGAGGATTTTGCTTCGCTTGCTGGTAAGACTGCAGAAAACGCAGGAGAAAATTTTAAGTACGATTACGATTATGTTCGACTAGGAAAGCTTATTCAAAAATACGTTCCTGCATGGCGCATTGAAATTGAGAAATTCTTTGAAGTAGTACTCTTTAATTATTTGTTTTCAAATGGAGATGCGCATTTGAAAAACTTTGCGCTATTGGAAACCGTAAATGGTGATCATCTTCTTAGTCCAATGTATGATCTATTAAATACACGTATTCATGTCAATGACCCTAATTTTGGCTTGTCTGGAGGATTACTACCAGATGAACTGAGATCTGTTGCTTACAAACGTTCCGGAACTCCAACACTTGCCGATTTCATTACCTTCGGAAAAGAAATCGGCATACCAGAGAGAAGGATCAAAAAGATAATAGAGCCCTTCGCTAAAAACTACGAAGCAGTCTTAGAAATGATCGATCGCTCTTTTATGAGTGCGGCTTCTAAAAAAGGTTATACCATATATTACAATACTAGAAGAAAGCTATTTTCATAG
- a CDS encoding HipA N-terminal domain-containing protein, with protein MRQGEVFYKDQLAGTITETDEGTFVFQYKEEYVKKHPKEFITFTMPVTNKPYTEKRLFPFFEGLIPEGWLLDIASKNWKINPNDRMGLLLACCQNCIGAVSVKPCLPDRQAIPEKDGE; from the coding sequence ATGAGACAGGGAGAAGTATTCTATAAAGATCAACTAGCTGGTACCATTACAGAAACAGATGAAGGAACATTTGTTTTTCAATACAAGGAGGAGTATGTAAAAAAACATCCAAAGGAGTTCATCACATTTACAATGCCAGTGACCAATAAGCCATATACTGAGAAAAGACTGTTTCCATTCTTTGAAGGATTGATCCCTGAAGGCTGGTTGCTGGATATTGCGTCTAAGAATTGGAAGATAAATCCTAATGATAGAATGGGGCTACTTTTGGCATGTTGCCAAAATTGTATAGGAGCAGTTAGTGTTAAACCCTGCCTACCGGACAGGCAGGCAATACCTGAAAAAGATGGCGAATAA
- a CDS encoding HipA domain-containing protein, whose amino-acid sequence MANKCLYCYEEIDGELEYHEKCSKSFFGTVTPPEIPYSLKDMDDLAKNVVERSVAVPGVQPKLSMSLVKETKEKSDKRLTVVGALGGNYIFKPPSDRFPEMPANEHVTMRIAEAYGINVVPSSLIRLASGELSYITKRVDRSPEGEKIHMIDMFQITEAFDKYRSSMEKVGKALDKYSENTVLDKIFFFELALFSFLTGNSDMHLKNFSMIESAHGWVLSPAYDLLNVVIANPEDEEELALTLSGKKRKLKEEHFVGLGEGLGLTRKQIDGAFRRMKKNRIKAIKWVQQSFLSEDMQQAYLEVLEEKYLQLGL is encoded by the coding sequence ATGGCGAATAAGTGTCTGTATTGTTATGAGGAAATAGATGGGGAACTGGAGTATCATGAGAAATGTTCCAAGTCATTTTTTGGTACTGTAACTCCTCCAGAAATTCCGTATTCTCTGAAGGATATGGACGATTTGGCGAAAAATGTGGTGGAACGTAGTGTAGCCGTACCGGGTGTACAACCAAAACTATCGATGTCATTAGTTAAAGAAACAAAGGAGAAGTCAGATAAACGATTAACGGTAGTTGGAGCTTTGGGAGGTAATTACATTTTTAAACCGCCATCTGATCGATTTCCAGAAATGCCTGCGAATGAACATGTGACCATGCGGATTGCAGAAGCATACGGAATCAACGTGGTCCCTTCTTCTTTAATTCGATTAGCGTCAGGAGAATTGTCTTACATCACTAAACGAGTAGATCGCTCTCCTGAAGGAGAGAAGATCCATATGATAGACATGTTTCAGATAACAGAAGCTTTCGATAAATATAGAAGCTCCATGGAGAAAGTTGGAAAGGCCTTGGACAAGTATTCGGAGAATACGGTATTAGATAAGATCTTCTTCTTTGAATTAGCGCTTTTCTCTTTTCTAACCGGAAATAGTGATATGCACTTAAAGAACTTCTCGATGATTGAATCTGCTCATGGATGGGTGCTTTCTCCTGCGTATGATTTGCTGAATGTAGTCATTGCAAATCCTGAGGATGAAGAAGAACTTGCGTTGACATTGTCGGGTAAAAAGAGAAAGTTGAAGGAAGAACACTTTGTTGGTTTAGGAGAAGGATTAGGGCTTACCAGAAAACAAATTGACGGAGCATTCAGGCGAATGAAGAAAAATAGAATTAAGGCGATTAAGTGGGTTCAACAGTCTTTTCTTTCTGAAGATATGCAACAAGCTTATTTAGAAGTTTTGGAAGAAAAGTACTTACAACTAGGTCTATAG
- a CDS encoding PorP/SprF family type IX secretion system membrane protein, which translates to MRSALIISFLISCLVAMSQQQMVTTNFLMNDYYYNPAIAGSKDKHIANIAYRNQWTGFQGAPVTLFGNFYGSYKNEEKIGYGVSLVSDRNGLTQNTGLYLNYAYHFKLSEKVKLGLGVKPGYMQYRVKLYDAQLADEGDEVLTGNVLSANALDVQSGFHLYAENFFIMGAVKHLFGKAVQFTSYNANLAKHYTLIGGYNFLFEKKKLELQPSIMLNYVEPVPLQWTGMLKATYDDKWWVGITYRSQDAAGINFGYCIKDRITIGYGFDYSLTGIRQYQSGSHEIMISFITTPNRPTLDEEDEELNKSIMDDLKKKTND; encoded by the coding sequence ATGAGGAGCGCATTAATCATATCATTCCTAATTTCTTGTCTCGTAGCAATGAGTCAGCAACAGATGGTTACCACGAACTTCCTGATGAATGATTATTATTACAACCCTGCAATTGCGGGCAGCAAGGACAAACATATTGCTAATATAGCATACCGAAACCAATGGACAGGTTTTCAGGGAGCACCCGTAACGCTATTCGGAAACTTTTATGGTTCCTACAAAAATGAAGAAAAAATTGGGTATGGCGTTTCGTTAGTTTCTGACCGTAATGGACTTACTCAAAACACTGGTCTTTATTTGAATTACGCCTATCACTTTAAGCTCAGTGAAAAAGTGAAGCTTGGACTTGGCGTTAAACCTGGTTATATGCAGTATCGCGTTAAGCTCTACGATGCTCAATTGGCGGATGAAGGGGATGAAGTACTTACAGGAAATGTGTTATCAGCAAATGCTCTTGATGTGCAGTCTGGATTTCATCTTTATGCTGAAAACTTCTTTATCATGGGGGCAGTAAAACACCTGTTTGGAAAGGCAGTGCAATTTACCTCATACAATGCAAACTTAGCTAAACATTATACGCTAATTGGTGGTTACAACTTCCTTTTTGAGAAAAAGAAACTTGAACTTCAGCCTAGCATAATGCTCAATTACGTGGAGCCCGTGCCTCTGCAATGGACTGGAATGTTGAAAGCTACTTATGATGATAAATGGTGGGTGGGGATTACTTACAGATCTCAGGATGCGGCTGGTATCAACTTTGGGTATTGTATTAAGGATAGAATCACCATAGGCTATGGTTTTGATTATTCCCTCACTGGTATCAGGCAATACCAATCTGGTTCACATGAGATCATGATCTCCTTCATCACGACTCCGAATAGACCTACCTTAGATGAGGAAGATGAAGAATTGAATAAGAGTATTATGGACGATTTGAAAAAAAAGACAAACGATTAA
- a CDS encoding IgGFc-binding protein, which produces MKWFKFIILLIGMALVSSKNVKAQVDTVFWFAAPWVTPDHAGNIPMAFHFSTFGNPTTVRLRQPAASYDTTFTIAANTLYSKFVTHLLDSLESKPADSVVNWGFEITSDFPIVAVYDFQSANNNPETYSLKGQNGMGYEFVAPFQTLWDNKDLPNDNNGDGVITQPKQYFSVVATEDNTTIYITPKCDVEGHPANVTYSVFLANAGQVYTCQNVTQLTSVLGQNLAGSIIVSNKKVAVTVNDDSVNPSGGGGCYDLMGDQIVPTDVIGKEYIVNKGFLNAGSNESVFIVGTENFTSISVDNGLSVSTTTINQGDIYQYSITEQLTFIQADKDVYVLHMSGYGCELGEALLPPLNCAGSDQVSFSRSNGFSFLLDILCPAGAEGNFLMDGDPTMIQASDFSPVPGTGGAWMGAQIPYNTTEVPVGSAPLVENTSDLFSLGIINGSVAGGCLYHYLSQFNRKVITDAGKDTTLCNGETLVNLVGSVSGGTTTGEWQVLNGSGTLNSPTNLVTTYQPTTSDYSQGTLTFVLGSTGNCEPVYDTVIVDFIQSPLVTTTGDGSYCKNNIGAIPISGTVSYAAGASWSGGSGGAFGNIGDLSTTYTPSPADLAADSVALFLTSAGSFFACPNDQDTVIVHFTDPPSVIAGPDLVVCSSENSFDLNGVVSGVTSTGVWTTSGSGAFSPSDADLLGDYLISSADTSAGSFTVYLSSTNNSNCQAVIDSFEVAIIDKPVLNIATSDSLCSNLSTIPLTGSVTAGFSTTWDVLGAGTIANPSSLNTVYSLSPLDTTSGFIDVILETTGSICPVESDTLTITFVNPPSVFAGADQSFCDNEPIQLNGAISGASPNGS; this is translated from the coding sequence ATGAAGTGGTTTAAATTTATCATATTGCTGATAGGAATGGCATTGGTCAGTTCTAAGAATGTAAAAGCTCAAGTAGACACTGTTTTTTGGTTTGCCGCTCCCTGGGTTACACCAGACCATGCGGGAAACATACCCATGGCATTTCATTTTTCTACCTTTGGAAATCCTACTACGGTTCGACTCAGACAGCCGGCTGCATCGTATGATACCACTTTCACTATTGCCGCAAATACACTCTACTCCAAATTCGTTACCCATTTACTGGACTCATTAGAAAGTAAACCTGCCGATTCAGTTGTAAACTGGGGGTTTGAAATCACCTCTGACTTTCCAATTGTGGCAGTTTATGATTTCCAGTCGGCCAATAACAATCCTGAGACTTATTCCCTGAAAGGCCAAAATGGAATGGGGTATGAATTTGTAGCTCCTTTTCAAACGCTCTGGGACAACAAAGACCTTCCTAATGACAACAACGGTGACGGGGTGATTACGCAGCCCAAGCAATATTTTTCTGTTGTCGCAACAGAAGATAACACAACGATATATATTACTCCTAAATGTGATGTTGAGGGACATCCAGCCAACGTTACCTATTCAGTGTTTTTAGCTAATGCAGGTCAGGTTTACACCTGTCAGAACGTTACTCAACTTACCAGTGTTTTGGGCCAAAATCTGGCGGGATCTATTATTGTATCCAACAAGAAAGTGGCGGTAACTGTTAATGACGACAGTGTCAACCCTTCTGGTGGTGGTGGATGCTATGATTTAATGGGCGATCAAATTGTGCCTACAGATGTAATCGGGAAAGAATACATTGTAAATAAAGGATTTCTCAACGCAGGGTCAAATGAGTCCGTTTTCATTGTTGGAACCGAAAACTTTACATCCATATCGGTAGATAATGGTTTATCTGTTAGTACCACTACTATAAATCAGGGCGATATTTATCAGTATTCGATAACCGAACAATTAACTTTTATTCAAGCAGATAAAGATGTCTATGTATTACACATGTCTGGTTATGGATGTGAGCTGGGGGAAGCTTTGTTACCTCCTCTTAACTGTGCTGGATCAGATCAGGTAAGTTTCTCAAGATCCAATGGGTTTAGTTTTCTTTTGGATATTCTTTGTCCTGCTGGAGCTGAGGGGAACTTTCTCATGGATGGAGATCCTACCATGATTCAAGCATCAGACTTTAGCCCTGTACCTGGCACTGGTGGAGCTTGGATGGGAGCGCAAATACCATACAATACAACAGAAGTACCAGTTGGTTCTGCCCCATTGGTTGAAAACACTTCAGATCTATTCTCTCTGGGTATAATCAATGGATCTGTTGCAGGTGGCTGCTTGTATCATTACCTTTCTCAGTTTAACAGAAAAGTAATTACCGATGCAGGAAAAGATACAACGCTGTGTAATGGGGAGACTCTGGTGAATCTAGTTGGAAGTGTATCTGGTGGTACAACTACTGGTGAATGGCAAGTTCTTAATGGTTCTGGAACGTTGAACTCTCCAACAAATTTGGTCACTACGTATCAACCAACAACAAGTGACTACTCTCAGGGAACCTTGACATTTGTGCTAGGTTCAACTGGCAATTGCGAACCCGTTTATGATACGGTAATAGTTGATTTTATTCAGTCTCCTTTGGTTACTACTACCGGAGATGGTTCTTACTGCAAGAATAATATTGGTGCTATACCAATCTCAGGCACTGTTAGTTATGCTGCAGGAGCTTCATGGTCTGGTGGTTCTGGAGGTGCATTTGGAAATATCGGTGATCTATCAACTACCTATACACCATCACCAGCTGATCTAGCGGCTGATAGTGTTGCTCTTTTTCTAACATCGGCTGGAAGCTTTTTTGCATGCCCAAATGATCAAGATACCGTAATTGTGCATTTTACAGATCCTCCCAGTGTCATTGCAGGACCAGACCTTGTTGTTTGTTCATCTGAAAATAGTTTTGACCTTAACGGTGTTGTCTCTGGAGTAACATCAACAGGAGTTTGGACAACTTCAGGTTCAGGAGCTTTCTCTCCTTCAGACGCGGACCTATTGGGAGACTACCTGATTAGTAGCGCTGACACTTCGGCTGGTTCCTTCACCGTATATCTTTCTTCTACGAACAATAGTAATTGTCAAGCTGTAATCGATAGTTTTGAGGTAGCTATCATTGACAAGCCCGTCCTTAACATTGCTACGTCAGACTCACTTTGTTCTAACCTAAGTACAATTCCGTTGACAGGAAGTGTGACAGCAGGATTTTCAACAACTTGGGATGTTTTAGGAGCAGGAACAATTGCTAATCCATCATCTTTGAATACGGTATATAGTCTAAGTCCTTTAGACACTACCAGTGGGTTCATCGATGTTATTTTAGAGACCACCGGAAGCATCTGCCCTGTTGAAAGCGATACATTAACGATTACTTTTGTTAATCCACCTTCGGTATTTGCAGGAGCTGATCAGTCTTTTTGCGACAATGAACCCATTCAATTAAACGGGGCTATTTCAGGTGCGTCTCCTAATGGGAGTTGA
- a CDS encoding helix-turn-helix domain-containing protein produces the protein MFIQELGKEIKARRKTLGITQQDLADLAGVNINTVIRIEGAKINPTVEVVSAIADVLGMELRLEIKQIAE, from the coding sequence GTGTTTATTCAAGAACTAGGAAAGGAAATAAAAGCGAGAAGAAAGACCCTTGGAATTACCCAACAAGATCTTGCTGATCTTGCTGGTGTAAACATCAACACGGTCATTCGTATTGAGGGAGCTAAGATAAACCCTACCGTAGAAGTTGTGAGTGCAATTGCAGACGTACTTGGAATGGAACTAAGGCTAGAAATTAAACAAATAGCTGAATGA
- a CDS encoding HipA N-terminal domain-containing protein translates to MRIAEVYRNKRLAGRLTEDDQRNYTFVYDDEYFADTNAPAISLTLPKTSKTYTSDILFPFFFNMLSEGVNKKLQSRTLRIDEKDHFGLLMATAGTDTIGAITIKKVAE, encoded by the coding sequence ATGAGGATAGCAGAAGTGTATCGAAACAAAAGGTTGGCAGGTCGCCTGACTGAGGATGATCAGCGTAATTACACATTCGTTTATGACGATGAGTATTTTGCAGATACAAATGCTCCTGCAATCAGTCTCACTCTTCCTAAAACAAGCAAAACGTATACTTCTGACATTCTGTTCCCTTTCTTTTTTAATATGCTCAGCGAAGGAGTAAATAAGAAACTTCAGAGTCGCACATTAAGAATTGATGAGAAAGATCACTTTGGTTTATTGATGGCCACAGCTGGTACAGACACGATAGGTGCAATTACCATTAAAAAAGTCGCTGAATGA
- a CDS encoding type II toxin-antitoxin system Y4mF family antitoxin translates to MKQLAEFVKERRKEVNLTQEEFAERAGVALTVVRKIEQGKTNLNMDKVNLVLSMFGHELAPVNSKDLES, encoded by the coding sequence ATGAAACAGTTAGCAGAGTTTGTCAAAGAGCGCAGAAAAGAGGTCAACCTAACACAAGAAGAGTTCGCTGAGAGAGCCGGTGTTGCGCTTACCGTTGTTCGAAAAATAGAACAAGGCAAAACCAATTTGAATATGGATAAGGTAAATCTGGTATTAAGCATGTTTGGACATGAATTGGCACCAGTTAACAGTAAAGATCTTGAATCATGA